In Oenanthe melanoleuca isolate GR-GAL-2019-014 unplaced genomic scaffold, OMel1.0 S093, whole genome shotgun sequence, the following are encoded in one genomic region:
- the CEBPD gene encoding CCAAT/enhancer-binding protein delta, giving the protein MSAAALYSLDSPACYKSWCLEPANFYDAKVGSGGGPGAACKPGARGGCGMSGEEAGGGLGGSGTNLAELSAAAPAMYEDESAIDFSSYIDSMSAVPNLELCNDELFADLFNSNHKPERGGEYGEYLPPGGGAGRDPAKDLGAAMTTLLGSEPRTASSSSSSSSSSSFSSRGALKQEPDWSDSDLSSSLLPSQIATCAQTIMNLSGQPTPPTSPEPAGSSSPSSCSTRSPGPAAAVPGPAQGVPPAAAGGKERGGKKCVDRFSPEYRQRRERNNIAVRKSRDKAKRRNQEMQQKLLELSAENEKLHKKIEQLTRDLTSLRHFFKQLPSASFLQPGSGTDCR; this is encoded by the coding sequence ATGAGCGCCGCCGCTCTCTACAGCCTGGACTCCCCGGCATGCTATAAGAGCTGGTGCCTGGAGCCCGCCAACTTCTACGACGCCAAGGTGGGCAGCGGCGGCGGGCCGGGTGCCGCCTGCAAGCCGGGCGCCCGCGGCGGCTGCGGGATGAGCGGCGAGGAGGCGGGCGGCGGCCTGGGGGGCAGCGGCACCAACCTGGCCGAGCTgagcgccgccgccccggccaTGTACGAGGACGAGAGCGCCATCGACTTCAGCTCCTACATTGACTCCATGTCCGCCGTGCCCAACCTGGAGCTCTGCAACGACGAGCTCTTCGCCGACCTCTTCAACAGCAACCACAAGCCCGAGCGGGGCGGGGAATACGGCGAGTACTTGCCAccgggcggcggcgccggccgCGACCCCGCCAAGGACCTCGGCGCTGCCATGACCACCCTGCTGGGCTCCGAGCCCCGCaccgcctcctcctcctcctcctcctcttcctcctcctccttctcctcccgCGGCGCTCTGAAGCAGGAGCCGGACTGGAGCGACAGCGACCTCTCCTCCTCGCTGCTGCCCTCGCAGATCGCCACCTGCGCGCAGACCATCATGAACCTGAGCGGGCAGCCCACGCCGCCCACGTCCCCCGAGCCGGCGGGCAGCAGCTCCCCGTCCAGCTGCAGCACCCGCTCtccgggccccgccgccgccgtgCCCGGGCCGGCGCAGGGCGTCCCGCCGGCCGCCGCCGGGGGCAAGGAGCGCGGCGGCAAGAAGTGCGTGGACAGGTTTAGCCCCGAGTACCGGCAGCGCCGGGAGCGCAACAACATCGCCGTGCGCAAGAGCCGCGACAAGGCGAAGCGGCGCAACCAGGAGatgcagcagaagctgctggagctTTCGGCCGAGAACGAGAAGCTGCACAAGAAGATCGAGCAGCTCACCCGGGACTTGACCAGCCTCCGGCACTTCTTCAAGCAGCTGCCCAGCgcctccttcctgcagcccGGCTCGGGCACCGACTGCCGGTAA
- the LOC130266582 gene encoding DNA repair-scaffolding protein-like isoform X2, with protein MMTTDLPPPSFCYILTVQSGEIHVEVDEEEQISNLYQPPAVHGLKEILRMGGCNERCSFWAQVLYQRLQTKPSVPVDQREMLLFVTDSSLQNVAHGIPKVVAVSVTASCVLSMEVIEALSAGSPIFFKDALWGNGRIICVERTVLLLQKPLLCSAAGADLSELTGPVRLDELDSTTQASSICALRGTVVGVNESTAFSWPTCNRCGNGKLEVCPQDRELLYCNQCSEVVTTPVLKMQLEVFLSCPSRPQSTVKVKLLQKTISSLLMSSASEDGTYEVQSVLGKEVGLLNCYVHSIASHPNCVALEEIVLEAAARQS; from the exons atgaCAACTGatcttcctcctcccagcttcTGTTACATCCTTACTGTTCAGTCTGGTGAAATACATGTGGAAGTGGATGAGGAAGAACAGATTTCTAATTTGTACCAGCCACCAGCTGTTCATGGTCTAAAGGAAATTCTTCGG ATGGGTGGTTGTAACGAGCGGTGTAGCTTCTGGGCCCAAGTGCTCTATCAAAGGCTGCAG ACAAAGCCCAGTGTTCCTGTAGATCAAAGAGAAATGCTGTTGTTTGTCACTGACTCCTCACTGCAAAATGTGGCTCATGGGATTCCAAAAGTTGTTGCTGTGTCAGTCACTGCCTCGTGTGTTCTCAGTATGGAAGTCATAGAAGCCCTCAGTGCTGGCTCTCCTATCTTCTTCAAGGATGCTCTGTGGGGAAATG GTAGGATTATTTGTGTTGAACGTACTGTTCTCTTATTACAAAAGCCTCTTTTGTGCTCGGCTGCCGGTGCTGACCTCAGTGAGCTGACTGGCCCTGTCAGACTCGATGAGCTGGATTCTACAACACAGGCCAGCTCCATTTGTGCTCTCAGAG GTACCGTTGTTGGAGTTAATGAGAGCACTGCTTTCTCCTGGCCTACATGCAACAGATGTGGCAATGGAAAGTTGGAAgtgtgtccccaggacag AGAGTTGCTGTATTGTAACCAGTGCTCTGAAGTTGTCACAACACCAGTTTTGAAGATGCAGCTGGAAGTCTTCTTGAGTTGTCCATCCCGACCTCAAAGTACAGTGAAAGTAAAG CTGTTGCAAAAGACAATCTCTTCTCTCCTGATGTCCTCAGCCAGTGAGGATGGG ACTTACGAGGTGCAGAGCGTGCTGGGAAAGGAGGTGGGGTTATTGAACTGCTACGTCCACTCCATAGCCAGTCACCCCAACTGTGTGGCGCTGGAGGAAATTGTTCTGGAAGCTGCAGCAAGACAGAGTTGA